A single Natrinema pellirubrum DSM 15624 DNA region contains:
- the ilvA gene encoding threonine ammonia-lyase, with amino-acid sequence MNGGDAASGADDPPVTLADVEAARERIGDVVHRTPLDTSRTFAEMSGAASVGLKLETVQRTGSFKIRGAYNRMAQLSAAEREAGVITASAGNHAQGVALAGDLLGIETTIVVPEITPAAKIEATRGYGAEVVVEGDIYERSYEYALERAGETGATFVHPFDDEAVVAGQGTIGLELREQFPEIDTVLVSIGGGGLIGGIGTVLKATDPETRVIGVQPEGAAHAKPSLEAGEIRRLETVDTVAEGIADARMLETTFEIAREVVDDVISVSDREIAAAVTLLAERAKTVAEAAGATPLAAALSDDLDLEGDRVAIVVSGGNVDLTDHAELTRTGLHELGRYAEARLALAGWPTAVGDVVETVESEGAELDVLERARRTAVDEPNRTPVTIGLAGSGPDHLAGVLEELAALEGVSVVERSLE; translated from the coding sequence ATGAACGGGGGCGACGCGGCAAGCGGGGCGGACGACCCCCCGGTCACGCTCGCGGACGTCGAAGCCGCCCGCGAGCGCATCGGCGACGTCGTCCATCGGACGCCGCTTGACACCTCCCGGACATTCGCCGAGATGAGCGGGGCGGCGTCGGTCGGACTCAAACTCGAGACCGTCCAGCGGACCGGCTCGTTCAAGATCCGCGGGGCGTACAACCGGATGGCACAGCTCTCGGCCGCGGAACGCGAGGCGGGGGTCATCACCGCGAGCGCGGGTAATCATGCCCAGGGCGTGGCGCTGGCGGGCGACCTGCTCGGGATCGAGACGACGATCGTCGTCCCCGAGATCACCCCCGCCGCGAAGATCGAGGCCACCCGCGGCTACGGAGCGGAGGTCGTCGTCGAGGGCGACATCTACGAACGCTCCTACGAGTACGCCCTCGAGCGGGCCGGTGAGACGGGCGCGACGTTCGTCCACCCCTTCGACGACGAGGCCGTCGTCGCCGGACAGGGGACGATCGGCCTCGAGTTGCGCGAGCAGTTCCCCGAGATCGACACCGTCCTCGTGTCGATCGGCGGGGGCGGGCTCATCGGGGGCATCGGCACGGTACTGAAGGCCACCGACCCCGAGACGCGGGTGATCGGCGTCCAGCCCGAGGGGGCTGCCCACGCCAAGCCCTCGCTCGAGGCCGGCGAGATCCGCCGGCTCGAGACGGTCGACACCGTCGCGGAGGGGATCGCCGACGCGCGCATGCTCGAGACGACCTTCGAGATCGCCCGCGAGGTCGTCGACGACGTGATCAGCGTGAGCGACCGGGAGATCGCCGCCGCCGTGACCCTGCTCGCCGAACGGGCCAAGACCGTCGCCGAGGCCGCCGGGGCCACACCGCTTGCCGCCGCGCTCTCGGACGATCTCGACCTCGAGGGCGACCGCGTTGCGATCGTCGTCTCGGGTGGCAACGTCGATCTCACCGACCACGCCGAACTGACTCGGACCGGCCTCCACGAACTCGGGCGCTACGCCGAGGCCAGACTCGCGCTCGCGGGCTGGCCGACGGCGGTCGGCGACGTGGTCGAGACGGTCGAATCCGAAGGGGCCGAACTCGACGTCCTCGAGCGCGCCCGCCGGACCGCCGTCGACGAGCCCAACCGGACGCCCGTGACGATCGGCCTCGCGGGCAGCGGCCCCGACCACCTCGCGGGCGTCCTCGAGGAACTGGCGGCGCTCGAGGGCGTCTCGGTCGTCGAGCGCTCGCTCGAGTGA
- a CDS encoding alpha/beta hydrolase: MTSSRADEPHPDVQAFLELYESLDTPEFSEISPEEARRNFEEMRVTDEPDIELESVEDHTIDGPHGDLVVRSYDPGTQGEDRPLLLYFHGGGWVVGSVDTHDGVCRKLADDTGYPVVSVDYGLAPDHPFPEGLQDCYAALEWVAEKADELRADPDRVIVGGDSAGGGLAAGLSLLVRDQGGPDIAYQLLIYPSVGDAPATEAYEENKEGYFLTEADMEWFRGHYFETEIDMGNIYAFPLFAADLSGLPPATVLTAGFDPLRDVGANYADRLEDAGVPVEYHNYDDMIHGFFSMISDPIDLDRAHEAYEAAVADMRAELE, from the coding sequence ATGACATCATCCAGAGCCGACGAGCCGCATCCGGACGTGCAGGCGTTCCTCGAACTCTACGAGTCGCTGGACACCCCCGAGTTCAGCGAGATCTCGCCCGAGGAGGCCCGCCGGAACTTCGAGGAGATGCGCGTCACTGACGAGCCCGATATCGAACTCGAGTCCGTCGAAGATCACACGATCGACGGGCCACACGGCGACCTCGTCGTCCGGAGCTACGACCCCGGCACCCAGGGCGAGGACCGGCCGCTGCTCCTGTACTTCCACGGGGGTGGGTGGGTCGTCGGAAGCGTCGACACTCACGACGGCGTCTGCAGGAAACTGGCCGACGACACCGGGTACCCCGTCGTTAGCGTCGACTACGGGCTCGCACCGGACCACCCCTTCCCCGAAGGACTCCAAGACTGTTACGCCGCCCTCGAGTGGGTCGCCGAGAAAGCCGACGAACTCCGTGCTGATCCGGACAGGGTCATCGTGGGCGGCGACAGCGCCGGCGGCGGCCTCGCGGCGGGACTGTCGCTGCTCGTCCGGGATCAGGGCGGCCCCGACATTGCCTATCAGCTGCTGATCTACCCCAGCGTCGGCGACGCGCCCGCGACCGAAGCCTACGAGGAGAACAAAGAGGGCTATTTCCTCACCGAAGCGGACATGGAGTGGTTCCGGGGCCACTACTTCGAGACCGAGATCGATATGGGGAATATCTACGCTTTCCCCCTGTTCGCGGCCGACCTCTCGGGGCTACCGCCCGCGACGGTCCTCACCGCCGGCTTCGACCCGCTTCGCGACGTCGGTGCGAACTATGCCGACCGACTCGAGGACGCGGGCGTCCCCGTCGAGTACCACAACTACGACGACATGATCCACGGGTTCTTCAGCATGATCTCCGATCCCATCGACCTCGATCGCGCCCACGAGGCCTACGAGGCGGCCGTCGCGGACATGCGGGCGGAACTGGAGTAA
- the pyrE gene encoding orotate phosphoribosyltransferase — translation MTNQDLIDALRAADAVQFGEFELSHGGTSEYYVDKYLFETEPDCLEAISEAFAERLAPDDKLGGVALGGVPLAAATSVAAGVPYVIARKQRKEYGTANLVEGRLEDGEEVVVVEDIVTTGTSLVEAVEALREAGATVERALVVVDREEGGRENVEDAGVEMEALVTASDLLDSQ, via the coding sequence ATGACGAACCAGGACCTCATCGACGCCCTGCGGGCGGCCGACGCCGTGCAGTTCGGCGAGTTCGAACTCTCCCACGGCGGCACCAGCGAGTACTACGTCGACAAGTACCTCTTCGAGACCGAGCCGGACTGTCTCGAGGCCATCAGCGAGGCCTTCGCCGAGCGACTCGCACCCGACGACAAACTCGGCGGCGTCGCCCTCGGCGGCGTCCCCCTCGCCGCGGCGACCAGCGTCGCGGCCGGCGTCCCCTACGTCATCGCGCGCAAGCAGCGCAAAGAGTACGGGACGGCCAACCTCGTCGAGGGCCGCCTCGAGGACGGCGAGGAGGTTGTCGTCGTCGAGGACATCGTGACGACGGGGACGAGCCTCGTGGAAGCCGTCGAGGCGCTGCGGGAGGCGGGCGCGACCGTCGAGCGCGCGCTGGTCGTCGTCGACCGAGAGGAGGGCGGCCGCGAGAACGTCGAAGACGCCGGGGTCGAGATGGAGGCGCTGGTGACCGCGAGCGACCTGCTCGACTCGCAGTGA
- a CDS encoding class II aldolase/adducin family protein, producing the protein MILESERQAVVESAPELAGLTPGRTGNLSVRDSERGDAFAITPTGVPYDGFGVEDVPVVATDGEQRNGAMAPSSEVPMHAAIYRREDVGAIVHTHSPWATTLAVARELLPPIHYMIVAVGKRVPVAEYAPYGTDELAANIVQAMDEAEATATLVENHGLVVTASDIETALENTHHVESLARLYLQTRAAGLEPTTLSDAQLETVLEQFESYGQ; encoded by the coding sequence ATGATCCTCGAGTCCGAACGCCAGGCGGTGGTCGAGTCCGCACCGGAACTCGCGGGGCTGACGCCCGGGCGAACGGGCAATTTGAGCGTTCGTGACAGCGAGCGCGGCGACGCCTTCGCGATCACGCCAACCGGCGTCCCCTACGATGGTTTCGGCGTCGAGGACGTCCCGGTCGTCGCGACCGACGGCGAACAGCGCAACGGCGCGATGGCCCCGAGCAGCGAGGTGCCGATGCACGCCGCGATCTACCGCCGCGAGGACGTCGGCGCGATCGTCCACACCCACTCGCCGTGGGCGACGACGCTGGCCGTCGCTCGCGAGCTGCTGCCGCCGATCCACTACATGATCGTCGCCGTCGGCAAGCGCGTCCCCGTCGCCGAGTACGCGCCCTACGGGACCGACGAACTCGCAGCGAACATCGTCCAGGCGATGGACGAGGCCGAGGCGACCGCGACGCTCGTCGAAAACCACGGCCTCGTCGTCACGGCGTCGGACATAGAGACCGCGCTCGAAAACACGCATCACGTCGAGAGCCTCGCCCGGTTGTACCTCCAGACCCGCGCGGCCGGCCTCGAGCCGACCACGCTTTCGGACGCGCAACTCGAGACGGTCCTCGAGCAGTTCGAGTCCTACGGGCAGTAG
- a CDS encoding HAD family hydrolase, with translation MRAKAVLFDFDNTLYPYAPCNRAGKDAARAAARELGYEFDRGGFEAFYQTGRRAIKREVPGTAASHDRYLYFKRALERHTGRPKPTEALALGEAYWRAYIDAMELLPDVEATLESLRDRGIDVGVVTNFTARTQLEKLEAVGLGDDLDLLVTSEETGREKPGSVMFTLALSRLDRRPSEAVMVGDNVEADIVGANAVGLETVLFSADGDDPDGPLEGDREPDHRIDSVAALPEVVL, from the coding sequence ATGCGCGCCAAGGCCGTCCTTTTCGACTTCGACAACACGCTCTATCCCTACGCGCCGTGCAATCGGGCGGGGAAAGACGCCGCTCGAGCGGCCGCGCGGGAACTGGGCTACGAGTTCGATCGCGGGGGGTTCGAGGCGTTCTATCAGACGGGCCGGCGGGCGATAAAGCGCGAAGTGCCCGGCACGGCGGCATCTCACGATCGGTACCTCTACTTCAAACGCGCGCTCGAGCGCCACACCGGCCGACCGAAGCCGACCGAGGCGCTCGCGCTCGGCGAGGCCTACTGGAGGGCGTATATCGATGCGATGGAACTCTTGCCGGACGTCGAGGCGACCCTCGAATCGTTGCGAGACCGAGGGATCGATGTCGGGGTCGTCACGAACTTCACGGCGCGAACCCAGCTCGAGAAACTCGAGGCGGTGGGGCTCGGTGACGATCTCGACCTGCTGGTGACCTCCGAGGAGACGGGCCGCGAGAAACCCGGCTCGGTCATGTTCACGCTGGCGCTGTCGCGCCTCGATCGTCGCCCGTCCGAGGCGGTGATGGTGGGCGACAACGTCGAGGCCGATATCGTCGGGGCCAACGCGGTCGGCCTCGAGACGGTGCTGTTCAGCGCCGACGGTGACGACCCCGACGGGCCGCTCGAGGGCGACCGAGAACCGGACCATCGGATCGATTCGGTCGCGGCCCTGCCGGAGGTGGTGCTATGA
- the thrS gene encoding threonine--tRNA ligase — MSESDSQSQERITVVLPDGSELEVDADATVEDCAYEIGPGLGSDTVAGKLDGDLVAKEEPAYDGAELEIITDGSEEYLEVMRHSAAHCLAQAVERLYDEDTVKLAIGPPTDEGFYYDFDDLDVDEEDLAGLEAEIEAIIDEDYDIEREVVSIDEAEQRLAGEPYKLELLSEFADENDTVTFYKQGEWEDLCAGPHVDSTGEIGVVELLEIAGAYWRGDEDNTMQTRIYGTAFEDESDLEDFLERKREAEKRDHRRIGNEMDLFSIQDVTGPGLPLYHPAGKTVLSELEAFVKDLNEDAGYDYVETPHVFKTDLWHRSGHYENYQDDMFIFDVGDDEFGLKPMNCPGHAAIFQDHSWSYRDLPIRYAENGKVYRKEQRGELSGLSRVWAFTIDDGHLFIRPDQIRQEVEEIMDMITDVLETFDLDYEMALATRPEKSVGSDEIWDRAEEQLENVLENRAHDYEIEEGDGAFYGPKIDFAFEDAIGRSWDGPTVQLDFNMPERFDLNYVGEDNEEHRPVMIHRALYGSYERFFMMLIEHYEGRFPLWLAPEQVRVLPISDDNLGYAHRVANEFDDFRVEVDGRDSTLERKIRAAHDDRVPYQIIVGDNEEEDGNISVRDRFEDQEYDVEIEEFRDHLEAERDEQRTEPDFLQ; from the coding sequence ATGTCAGAATCAGATTCCCAGTCACAGGAACGGATAACGGTCGTACTGCCCGACGGCTCCGAACTCGAGGTCGACGCCGACGCCACCGTCGAGGATTGTGCGTACGAGATCGGCCCCGGCCTCGGCAGCGACACCGTCGCCGGCAAACTCGACGGCGACCTCGTCGCCAAGGAGGAACCGGCCTACGACGGTGCCGAACTCGAGATCATCACGGACGGGAGCGAGGAGTACCTCGAGGTCATGCGCCACTCCGCGGCCCACTGTCTCGCGCAGGCGGTCGAGCGCCTGTACGACGAGGACACGGTCAAACTCGCGATCGGCCCGCCGACGGACGAGGGCTTCTACTACGACTTCGACGACCTCGACGTCGACGAGGAGGACCTCGCCGGCCTCGAGGCCGAGATCGAGGCGATCATCGACGAGGACTACGACATCGAGCGCGAGGTCGTCTCGATCGACGAGGCCGAGCAGCGCCTCGCGGGCGAGCCCTACAAGCTCGAGTTGCTCTCCGAGTTCGCCGACGAGAACGACACCGTCACGTTCTACAAACAGGGCGAGTGGGAGGACCTCTGTGCCGGCCCCCACGTCGACTCGACCGGCGAGATCGGCGTCGTCGAACTGCTCGAGATCGCCGGGGCCTACTGGCGCGGCGACGAGGACAACACCATGCAGACCCGCATCTACGGCACGGCCTTCGAGGACGAGAGCGACCTCGAGGACTTCTTAGAGCGCAAGCGCGAGGCCGAGAAGCGGGACCACCGTCGCATCGGCAACGAGATGGACCTGTTCTCGATCCAGGACGTGACCGGCCCCGGACTGCCGCTGTATCATCCCGCCGGGAAGACCGTCCTCTCGGAACTCGAGGCGTTCGTCAAGGATCTCAACGAGGACGCGGGTTACGACTACGTCGAGACGCCTCACGTCTTCAAGACGGATCTGTGGCACCGGTCGGGCCACTACGAGAACTATCAGGACGACATGTTCATCTTCGACGTCGGCGACGACGAGTTCGGCCTGAAGCCGATGAACTGTCCCGGCCACGCCGCCATCTTCCAGGACCACTCCTGGAGCTATCGGGACCTGCCGATCCGCTACGCCGAGAACGGCAAGGTCTATCGAAAAGAGCAGCGCGGCGAACTCTCGGGGCTCTCGCGGGTCTGGGCCTTCACCATCGACGACGGCCACCTGTTCATCCGGCCCGACCAGATCAGACAGGAGGTCGAGGAGATCATGGACATGATCACGGACGTCCTCGAGACGTTCGACCTCGACTACGAGATGGCGCTTGCGACCCGTCCCGAGAAGTCCGTCGGCAGCGACGAGATCTGGGACCGCGCCGAGGAGCAACTCGAGAACGTCCTCGAGAACCGCGCCCACGACTACGAGATCGAGGAGGGCGACGGCGCGTTCTACGGGCCGAAGATCGACTTCGCGTTCGAGGACGCCATCGGCCGCTCGTGGGACGGGCCGACGGTCCAACTGGACTTCAACATGCCCGAGCGGTTCGACCTGAACTACGTCGGCGAGGACAACGAGGAACACCGGCCGGTCATGATCCACCGCGCGCTCTACGGCAGCTACGAGCGGTTCTTCATGATGCTCATCGAGCACTACGAGGGCCGATTCCCGCTGTGGCTCGCGCCCGAACAGGTCCGCGTGCTGCCGATCTCCGACGACAACCTCGGCTACGCCCACCGCGTGGCAAACGAGTTCGATGACTTCCGCGTCGAGGTCGACGGCCGCGACTCCACCCTCGAGCGGAAGATCCGCGCGGCCCACGACGATCGGGTTCCGTACCAGATCATCGTTGGCGACAACGAGGAAGAAGACGGCAACATCTCGGTCCGCGACCGTTTCGAGGACCAGGAGTACGACGTCGAGATCGAGGAGTTCCGCGACCATCTCGAGGCCGAGCGCGACGAGCAGCGGACGGAACCGGACTTCCTGCAGTAA
- a CDS encoding phosphoribosyltransferase family protein encodes MNRAEKAALQLRAVDVLRMLKETRTYDELAETTGLPAGDLNRYVNGHVLPGTDRAREVVEDLGREALAAELDARIAVDDEGYVDNSATVFDQPFLDLAAPVVANGFDFDRPDVVLTAATDGITLAAALASYYGVRCAYAKKSKETAVEEFIEARQRLQSGIELTYYLPASAIDPGESVLVVDDLIRSGETQELLLDIAHTAEADVAGVFALIAAGEDGIERARGRTDAPVGALTSVAPTTGRVTND; translated from the coding sequence ATGAACAGAGCCGAGAAGGCGGCCCTCCAGCTGCGGGCCGTCGACGTACTGCGGATGTTAAAGGAGACCCGGACCTACGACGAACTCGCCGAGACGACCGGGCTTCCGGCGGGCGATCTCAACCGCTACGTCAACGGGCACGTTCTCCCCGGTACCGATCGCGCGCGCGAGGTCGTCGAGGACCTCGGCCGGGAGGCGCTGGCGGCGGAACTCGACGCACGAATCGCCGTCGACGACGAGGGGTACGTCGACAACAGCGCGACTGTCTTCGACCAGCCGTTCCTCGACTTGGCCGCTCCAGTCGTGGCCAACGGGTTCGACTTCGATCGACCGGACGTCGTTCTCACCGCCGCGACCGACGGGATCACGCTCGCGGCGGCGCTCGCGAGTTACTACGGGGTCCGCTGTGCCTACGCGAAAAAGAGCAAGGAGACTGCCGTCGAGGAGTTCATCGAGGCCCGCCAGCGACTGCAGTCGGGGATCGAACTCACCTACTACCTGCCCGCCTCGGCCATCGACCCTGGCGAGTCGGTGCTGGTCGTCGACGACCTCATCCGTTCGGGCGAGACGCAGGAACTCCTGTTGGACATCGCTCACACCGCCGAAGCCGACGTCGCCGGCGTCTTCGCGCTCATCGCCGCCGGCGAGGACGGAATCGAACGCGCCCGCGGTCGGACCGACGCGCCGGTCGGTGCCCTCACGAGCGTCGCCCCGACGACAGGCCGGGTAACGAACGACTGA
- the glmS gene encoding methylaspartate mutase subunit S translates to MTETVILGVIGSDAHVVGITILEQALEAAGFDVVNLGVQSSQEEFVEAASANDAEAVLVSSLYGHAKQDCEGFHQRIAESDLDVTTYIGGNLAVGQDDFEETRKFFREMGFDRVFDSETDPEEAIDALMADLDMRSTESEQESQTISA, encoded by the coding sequence ATGACCGAGACAGTCATCCTCGGCGTGATCGGTTCCGACGCTCACGTCGTCGGGATCACCATCCTGGAACAGGCGCTGGAGGCAGCCGGATTCGACGTCGTCAATCTGGGGGTTCAGAGTTCCCAGGAGGAGTTCGTCGAAGCCGCGTCCGCCAACGATGCCGAGGCTGTACTCGTCTCGTCGCTCTACGGCCACGCCAAACAGGACTGTGAGGGCTTCCACCAGCGAATCGCCGAGTCCGACCTCGATGTCACGACCTACATCGGCGGCAACCTCGCCGTCGGACAGGACGACTTCGAGGAGACCCGCAAGTTCTTCCGCGAGATGGGGTTCGATCGGGTCTTCGACTCCGAGACCGACCCCGAGGAGGCCATCGACGCGCTGATGGCCGATCTGGATATGCGCTCGACCGAGAGCGAACAGGAAAGTCAGACTATTTCGGCGTAA
- a CDS encoding universal stress protein: protein MADNVLVAVDDSNQSTEALEFACREYPEATITAIHVLDPGDFYAVTGVEGTAMANYDEIQDHHEERAENILETAREQADDHGLEIETDHVVGGVSRSIVDYAAEHDMDHIVIGSHGRTGASRILLGSVAETVARRSPVPVTIVR, encoded by the coding sequence ATGGCAGACAACGTCCTCGTGGCGGTCGACGACTCGAACCAATCGACGGAAGCCCTCGAGTTCGCTTGTCGCGAGTATCCCGAGGCGACGATCACCGCGATTCACGTCCTCGATCCGGGCGACTTCTACGCCGTGACCGGTGTGGAGGGGACCGCGATGGCCAACTACGACGAGATACAGGACCATCACGAGGAACGGGCCGAGAACATCCTCGAGACGGCGCGAGAACAGGCCGACGACCACGGGCTCGAGATCGAGACGGACCACGTCGTCGGTGGCGTCTCGCGGTCGATCGTGGATTACGCGGCCGAACACGACATGGATCACATCGTGATCGGGAGCCACGGTCGGACCGGCGCGAGCCGCATTTTACTCGGGAGCGTTGCCGAGACGGTCGCTCGGCGGTCGCCGGTCCCAGTGACGATCGTTCGCTGA
- a CDS encoding 50S ribosomal protein L15e, whose protein sequence is MAESFYSHIKDAWKDPDDGKLGELQWQRKQEWRDQGAIERIERPTRLDKARELGYKAKQGIVVVRVSVRKGTARKERFTAGRRSKRQGVNRIGRRKNIQRIGEERVSRKYPNLRVLNSYWVGEDGSQKWFEAILVDPNHPAIENDDDLSWICDDDHTNRAFRGLTNAGKANRGLNNRGKGAEKVRPSNTGGQGRAK, encoded by the coding sequence ATGGCAGAAAGCTTCTATTCCCACATCAAGGACGCATGGAAGGACCCCGACGACGGCAAGCTCGGGGAGCTACAGTGGCAGCGCAAACAGGAGTGGCGCGACCAGGGCGCTATCGAGCGCATCGAGCGCCCGACGCGACTGGACAAGGCACGCGAACTCGGCTACAAGGCCAAACAGGGCATCGTCGTGGTCCGGGTCTCGGTCCGCAAAGGGACTGCCCGGAAGGAACGGTTCACCGCCGGTCGGCGCTCGAAGCGCCAGGGTGTCAACCGCATCGGGCGGCGCAAGAACATCCAGCGCATCGGCGAGGAACGCGTCTCCCGGAAGTACCCCAACCTGCGCGTTCTCAACAGCTACTGGGTCGGTGAAGACGGCTCGCAGAAGTGGTTCGAAGCGATCCTCGTGGACCCGAACCACCCCGCGATCGAGAACGACGACGACCTCAGTTGGATCTGTGACGACGACCACACCAACCGCGCGTTCCGCGGACTGACCAACGCCGGCAAGGCCAACCGTGGCCTCAACAACCGTGGCAAGGGCGCGGAGAAGGTCCGTCCCTCCAACACCGGCGGTCAGGGACGCGCGAAGTAA
- a CDS encoding serine/threonine-protein kinase RIO2 codes for MVRNVAGLLPELEDEDFYLLSGVEQGMRFSEWVQREKLPKFADLPDEEVEYRLERCLKRGLVERKTIQYEGYTLQFEGYDTLALRALVEQDTISEFGSPLGVGKESDVYEVRSYKPLALKYHREGYTNFREVHKERDYTSDNDHVSWMYTARKAAEREYDILEELYPDVAVPQPIGQNRHAIVMEKMDGVELSRTRLEDEQVLGVLELLVSEMAEAYETGYVHADMSEYNVFVDEGGVTIFDWPQAVPTDHENASEFLRRDLTNIVGYFRRKYPQHVPDDLEADDLAREIEAGAFDSLEVDV; via the coding sequence ATGGTGCGCAACGTCGCCGGGTTGCTCCCGGAACTCGAGGACGAGGACTTCTATCTCCTCTCGGGCGTCGAGCAGGGGATGCGCTTCTCCGAGTGGGTCCAGCGGGAGAAGCTCCCGAAGTTCGCCGACCTACCCGACGAGGAGGTCGAGTACCGCCTCGAGCGGTGTCTCAAGCGCGGGCTGGTCGAGCGAAAGACGATCCAGTACGAGGGCTATACACTGCAGTTCGAGGGCTACGATACCCTCGCCTTGCGGGCGCTGGTCGAACAGGATACGATCTCGGAATTCGGCTCGCCGCTTGGCGTCGGCAAGGAAAGCGACGTCTACGAGGTCCGCTCCTACAAGCCGCTGGCCCTGAAGTATCACCGCGAGGGCTATACGAACTTCCGGGAAGTACACAAGGAACGCGACTATACCTCGGACAACGACCACGTCTCGTGGATGTACACCGCCCGGAAGGCCGCCGAGCGCGAGTACGACATTCTCGAGGAACTCTACCCCGACGTGGCGGTCCCCCAGCCGATCGGGCAGAACCGCCATGCTATCGTCATGGAGAAGATGGACGGCGTCGAACTCTCCCGAACCCGCCTCGAGGACGAGCAGGTGCTGGGCGTCCTCGAATTGCTTGTCAGCGAGATGGCCGAAGCCTACGAGACGGGCTATGTCCACGCGGACATGAGCGAGTACAACGTCTTCGTCGACGAGGGCGGCGTGACGATCTTCGACTGGCCCCAGGCGGTCCCGACCGACCACGAGAACGCCAGCGAGTTCCTCCGCCGAGACCTGACCAATATCGTGGGCTACTTCCGCCGGAAGTACCCCCAGCACGTCCCCGACGACCTCGAGGCCGACGATCTCGCTCGCGAGATCGAGGCCGGCGCGTTCGACTCGCTCGAGGTCGACGTATAG
- a CDS encoding lipoate--protein ligase family protein — MTDRTDRDWRLIRDEPRDGATQMALEEIAARTALEDGLRTVRTYSWAPSTLSLGYRQDADTVDWDFCEREGIDVTRRQTGGGGIYHDRYADISYTIVAPADEVPGDLMDCYELFCEPILEAFDRLGVDADFAAAEQDAIYHPSCYLRDINPAHDIVAPAGAGADARKISGNAQYRQRDVVIQHGSISYALEPHAHVGVFDTDLAESTFTDRVTSVRDEVGVDRETAVDAIAGALGEWCDAEESTWRESELEAARDLAARKFGADEWVRDRKVLEAGEQ; from the coding sequence ATGACCGACCGCACCGATCGGGACTGGCGGCTAATCCGGGACGAGCCCCGCGACGGGGCAACGCAGATGGCCCTCGAGGAAATCGCCGCGCGGACGGCCCTCGAAGACGGCCTGCGAACGGTACGGACCTACTCGTGGGCACCGAGTACGCTCTCGCTGGGATACCGACAGGACGCTGACACTGTCGACTGGGACTTTTGCGAGCGGGAGGGGATCGACGTCACCCGTCGTCAGACCGGCGGCGGCGGGATCTATCACGACCGCTACGCCGACATTTCCTACACGATCGTCGCGCCCGCCGACGAGGTCCCGGGGGATCTGATGGACTGTTACGAACTGTTCTGCGAGCCGATCCTCGAGGCGTTCGACCGACTGGGCGTCGACGCCGACTTCGCCGCGGCCGAGCAGGACGCGATCTATCACCCTTCCTGCTATCTGCGCGATATCAACCCTGCCCACGACATCGTCGCGCCGGCAGGCGCGGGGGCGGACGCGAGGAAAATCAGCGGCAACGCCCAGTACCGCCAGCGCGACGTGGTCATCCAGCACGGCTCGATCAGCTACGCGCTCGAGCCCCACGCCCACGTCGGCGTCTTCGACACCGACCTCGCGGAGTCGACGTTCACCGACCGGGTAACGAGCGTCCGCGACGAAGTCGGGGTCGATCGCGAGACGGCTGTCGACGCGATCGCGGGCGCGCTTGGCGAGTGGTGCGACGCCGAGGAATCGACTTGGCGCGAGAGCGAACTCGAGGCGGCCCGCGACCTCGCCGCCCGGAAGTTTGGGGCCGACGAATGGGTCCGCGATCGGAAGGTCCTCGAGGCGGGCGAGCAGTGA